The Mycteria americana isolate JAX WOST 10 ecotype Jacksonville Zoo and Gardens chromosome 18, USCA_MyAme_1.0, whole genome shotgun sequence region AGCGGTCGCGGGGAAAGCCccgaggagggcggcggggcctgcggggTCTGGGCTGGAGGCTCGGAGCGGCGGCGAGGACGTGGGGTGGCCGCGCCGTGTCGGAGCCGGGCGGCGAGGGCTGCCCGGCGCCGCGCTGGGGACTCGGCAAGGCGTCGgggtgcggcggcggggggggggagggaacgGTGTCCCCGCGGGGTCAGCGAGCAGGGAAGGCCGGCTCTCGCGGcgtgccgggagctgtagtcctggggcacAGAGCTTCCGGTCGGCCGTGTTGGCTCCCGGAGCATGCCGGGAGGTGTAGTCTTCGGGCCCTCGGCCGCCGGGCGGCCGCCCTGTGTTTGTCAatgcatgccgggagctgtagttttGGCGgactgggctgcagggcagccgcACTGCTCTCGGGCGCGTGCGGCGCGGCGTAGTCCTTGCTaccgccgcggcccccgcggcgcggcaCGAGGTGTAGTTTTGTTGCCGGCTCCGTTTGGTTTCCTGCGGGCTTCCCGCTGCGCCCGTTCCCCGAAAAGCGGTGCGGCCGGGCCTCGACAGCGCATGCCCTtgggctcgctgctgccgcccgtcCACCAACAGTCGGAACGGCCGCGCTAGCGCCGCGCGTGCGCGGTGGCGCGCTATACTGCGCTCGCCGCTGTGTGGGGCTCTGGACCCTCCGGCGTGCGCTCGATGGCTGGCGCATGCGCCATGCCCGGGAGCAGCATGGTGGCGGACGAGGGCCGTGGCTGTCGGGGAGGCGAGCGAACCCCTTCAGCGGgtgcagggctgtctcctgggTGCCCGGGGGTGGCGGGATGGGCAGCTTCCAAgcttccagcacctcccctgaagcctgtccatagccccgggccgcccccaagccctgtcaaGAAGGCAGCGAGCTGGCCCTTGAATGCTCTGGACTGTCCCTTAATGTGGGTGCTGTTAGCAGCAGTGCGGGGAAAGAGTGGTGTCTCCAGAAGCCCCTGCGGAaggagaggcttcagccaggggtGGTCTGCACTAATAacggtggctgctgcttctttccctctcccagaggctgtgCTGAGGCTGTGCTTGTCcgttcctcccctggggctgccggtgccggcaCCTGCCTCAGccttgcgtgggttgtctgtgcctggcctcgctctcctcgcGGCGTGGGGGCGAAAAGGGACGGGCAGAGCgcttgctggctgtggacaggagctgctgcggctgaagctggagaggccagataagggtaaagaagaagaaatcaaaggcCGGctggccggcagctgcctcctgctgcaggcaagagagagcctgcctctccgggtgaggaaggatccctcctcgtagtccacagcaggccaggccgccagcatgcaccgcagggtctgtatgtgTAACCCAAAGCACGGTACGGCTGTGTAGTGCACGAGCGAGCGAGGCTACGTGTCTAGGAAGCCTCGTCTCgtaagagctgtaagacacccatgtattttcttaggtggaggacagccaagcaaccagagttacagaagaggaagggaggagggaaggagaaagaagtgtctgAACTGGCAAATTCTTCCTGCAGCACCGAGAGCGAGAGCTGTGGTGAGTCCCGGGCCTTTGGGGCCCTGTCTCCCCTCTTGTTcatccctgcccctcccctggccccctctctttcccacactgcagcagatttttttttttttgcttccctgtatgtctcctcttctctctattcttgcgtcctgctccctctccctctttttttcccatccccttgtctctgtcctgcacccatcgctgtttttccttttccatctgttcttcctgctttgcatctgtctctcttttccccacaattgctctggcctgttccctggtgttctcttcctctctgctcccgTATGTGCCGCTCTGtgtccctgccttcctagctctctctttctttccttctctttctctctctatcactttgtcttgctcactgtcactgttttttttattttatatctcacggtccctgtcctccttcctgttcaTCTCTTACTCGCTCTgaccctttgtgctgctccctggcgctttttttgtcttttttttttttttttggtcctccATCTCTCTGCGGGG contains the following coding sequences:
- the LOC142418522 gene encoding uncharacterized protein LOC142418522 isoform X4, producing MAGACAMPGSSMVADEGRGCRGGERTPSAGAGLSPGCPGVAGWAASKLPAPPLKPVHSPGPPPSPVKKAASWPLNALDCPLMWVLLAAVRGKSGVSRSPCGRRGFSQGWSALITVAAASFPLPEAVLRLCLSVPPLGLPVPAPASALRGLSVPGLALLAAWGRKGTGRALAGCGQELLRLKLERPDKGKEEEIKGRLAGSCLLLQARESLPLRVRKDPSS
- the LOC142418522 gene encoding uncharacterized protein LOC142418522 isoform X1, whose product is MAGACAMPGSSMVADEGRGCRGGERTPSAGAGLSPGCPGVAGWAASKLPAPPLKPVHSPGPPPSPVKKAASWPLNALDCPLMWVLLAAVRGKSGVSRSPCGRRGFSQGWSALITVAAASFPLPEAVLRLCLSVPPLGLPVPAPASALRGLSVPGLALLAAWGRKGTGRALAGCGQELLRLKLERPDKGGGQPSNQSYRRGREEGRRKKCLNWQILPAAPRARAVDLPEGTKWYVFGLRSRGEVLHFWVLRTGSAALDSF
- the LOC142418522 gene encoding uncharacterized protein LOC142418522 isoform X2, with product MAGACAMPGSSMVADEGRGCRGGERTPSAGAGLSPGCPGVAGWAASKLPAPPLKPVHSPGPPPSPVKKAASWPLNALDCPLMWVLLAAVRGKSGVSRSPCGRRGFSQGWSALITVAAASFPLPEAVLRLCLSVPPLGLPVPAPASALRGLSVPGLALLAAWGRKGTGRALAGCGQELLRLKLERPDKGGGQPSNQSYRRGREEGRRKKCLNWQILPAAPRARAVLWTPSEHVFITRKCHWATDRLHFTL
- the LOC142418522 gene encoding uncharacterized protein LOC142418522 isoform X3; translation: MAGACAMPGSSMVADEGRGCRGGERTPSAGAGLSPGCPGVAGWAASKLPAPPLKPVHSPGPPPSPVKKAASWPLNALDCPLMWVLLAAVRGKSGVSRSPCGRRGFSQGWSALITVAAASFPLPEAVLRLCLSVPPLGLPVPAPASALRGLSVPGLALLAAWGRKGTGRALAGCGQELLRLKLERPDKGGGQPSNQSYRRGREEGRRKKCLNWQILPAAPRARAVVEDSQATRVTEEEGRREGERSV